In the Pseudomonas sp. DTU_2021_1001937_2_SI_NGA_ILE_001 genome, one interval contains:
- the ssuB gene encoding aliphatic sulfonates ABC transporter ATP-binding protein: MTSLKQPQPDHLLRGIPLSARQLRKAFGERTVLKDIDLHIPAGQFVAVVGRSGCGKSTLLRLLAGLDQPTGGKLLAGSAPLGEARDDTRLMFQEARLLPWKKIIDNVGLGLSGDWRAQALDALAAVGLAERADEWPAALSGGQKQRVALARALIHKPRLLLLDEPLGALDALTRIEMQQLIEDLWRQHGFTVLLVTHDVAEAVAVADRVILIEEGRIGLDLPVDLPRPRARGSQRLAALESQVLDRVLALPGAPPQPEPVSPLPTQLRWAN; the protein is encoded by the coding sequence ATGACCAGTCTCAAACAGCCTCAGCCCGACCACCTGTTGCGCGGTATTCCGCTGAGCGCCCGCCAGCTCAGGAAAGCCTTCGGCGAGCGTACGGTGCTCAAGGACATTGACCTGCATATCCCGGCCGGGCAGTTCGTCGCCGTGGTTGGCCGCAGTGGTTGCGGCAAGAGCACCCTGCTGCGTCTGCTGGCCGGGCTCGACCAGCCCACTGGCGGCAAGCTGCTGGCCGGTTCGGCGCCACTTGGCGAAGCGCGTGACGACACCCGGCTGATGTTCCAGGAAGCGCGCCTGCTGCCCTGGAAGAAGATCATCGACAACGTCGGCCTCGGCCTGAGCGGCGACTGGCGTGCGCAGGCGCTGGACGCCCTGGCCGCGGTGGGTCTGGCTGAGCGTGCCGATGAGTGGCCGGCCGCGTTGTCCGGTGGTCAGAAGCAGCGCGTGGCCCTGGCCCGGGCGCTGATCCACAAGCCGCGCCTGCTGTTGCTCGACGAGCCGCTGGGGGCGCTGGATGCATTGACGCGTATCGAGATGCAGCAACTGATCGAAGATTTGTGGCGTCAGCACGGTTTCACCGTGCTGCTGGTCACCCACGACGTGGCCGAGGCCGTCGCGGTGGCCGACCGGGTGATCCTTATCGAAGAGGGCCGTATCGGCCTGGACCTGCCCGTCGACCTGCCCCGACCCCGTGCGCGCGGCTCGCAGCGCCTGGCCGCTCTGGAAAGCCAGGTGCTTGACCGCGTACTGGCACTGCCCGGCGCGCCACCGCAACCGGAACCCGTTTCACCCCTGCCGACGCAATTGCGTTGGGCCAATTAA
- a CDS encoding TetR/AcrR family transcriptional regulator → MNRPATPRKPRAASQARIATILAAARELLASEGVGSLSIYGVAERAQIPPSSVYHFFASVPALLEALTADVHAAFRAALLQPVEHDALRNWHDLSRILELRIMRIYHDDAAARQLILAQHGLVEVSQADHQHDIELSQLLKEVFDRHFHLPALPAEIDVFALAMELGDRVYARSMQQFEQITPRMAEEAMRVMDAYLGLYLPPCLPKRPDPL, encoded by the coding sequence ATGAACCGCCCCGCCACGCCCCGCAAACCCCGCGCTGCAAGCCAGGCACGTATCGCCACGATACTCGCCGCAGCCCGTGAGCTGCTGGCCAGCGAGGGGGTTGGCAGCCTGTCCATCTACGGCGTGGCGGAGCGGGCGCAGATCCCGCCTTCTTCGGTTTACCACTTCTTCGCCAGTGTGCCGGCGCTGCTCGAAGCCCTGACCGCCGACGTGCATGCCGCCTTCCGTGCCGCGCTGCTGCAGCCGGTGGAGCACGACGCACTGCGCAACTGGCATGATCTTTCGCGGATCCTGGAGCTGCGCATCATGCGCATCTACCACGACGATGCGGCCGCCCGCCAGCTGATCCTGGCCCAACACGGCCTGGTCGAGGTCAGCCAGGCCGATCATCAGCACGATATCGAGCTGAGCCAGCTGCTCAAGGAAGTGTTCGATCGTCATTTCCACCTGCCGGCGCTACCCGCCGAGATCGACGTGTTCGCACTGGCCATGGAGTTGGGCGACCGGGTGTATGCCCGCTCGATGCAGCAGTTCGAGCAGATCACCCCACGCATGGCCGAGGAAGCCATGCGCGTGATGGATGCCTACCTGGGCCTGTATCTGCCGCCCTGCCTGCCAAAACGCCCAGATCCGCTCTGA
- a CDS encoding glutamine synthetase family protein, which yields MSVPPRAVQLNEANAFLKEHPEVLYVDLLIADMNGVVRGKRIERTALHKVYEKGINLPASLFALDINGSTVESTGLGLDIGDADRTCFPIPNTLSNEPWQKRPTAQLLMTMHEHDGAPFFADPREVLRQVVSRFDELGLTVCAAFELEFYLIDQENVNGRPQPPRSPISGKRPHSTQVYLIDDLDEYVDCLQDILEGAKEQGIPADAIVKESAPAQFEVNLHHVADPLKACDYALLLKRLIKNIAYDHEMDSTFMAKPYPGQAGNGLHVHISLLDRDGKNIFTSEDPEQNAALRHAVGGVLETLPAQMAFLCPNVNSYRRFGAQFYVPNSPTWGLDNRTVAVRVPTGTADAVRIEHRVAGADANPYLLMASVLAGVHHGLTNKIEPGAPVEGNSYEQFEQSLPNNLRDALRTLDDSEIMAKYIDPKYIDIFVACKESELEEFEHSISDLEYNWYLHTV from the coding sequence ATGTCGGTACCCCCGCGTGCCGTTCAGCTCAACGAAGCGAACGCGTTCCTTAAGGAACATCCTGAGGTCCTGTACGTCGACCTTCTGATCGCAGATATGAATGGCGTGGTGCGTGGCAAGCGAATCGAACGCACCGCCCTGCACAAGGTTTACGAGAAAGGCATCAACCTGCCGGCGTCCCTGTTCGCCCTCGACATCAACGGTTCCACCGTGGAGAGCACGGGCCTGGGCCTGGATATCGGCGATGCCGACCGGACCTGCTTCCCGATTCCCAATACCCTGTCCAACGAGCCCTGGCAGAAGCGCCCCACCGCGCAGCTGCTGATGACCATGCACGAGCATGATGGCGCGCCGTTCTTCGCCGACCCGCGCGAAGTGCTGCGCCAGGTGGTCAGCCGCTTCGACGAACTGGGCCTGACCGTGTGCGCCGCCTTCGAGCTGGAGTTCTACCTGATCGACCAGGAGAACGTGAACGGCCGTCCGCAACCACCCCGCTCGCCGATTTCCGGCAAGCGCCCGCACTCCACCCAGGTGTACCTGATCGACGACCTCGACGAGTACGTCGACTGCCTGCAGGACATTCTCGAAGGCGCCAAGGAGCAGGGCATTCCGGCCGACGCCATCGTCAAGGAAAGCGCCCCGGCACAGTTCGAGGTCAACCTGCACCACGTCGCCGACCCGCTCAAGGCCTGCGACTACGCCTTGCTGCTCAAGCGCCTGATCAAGAACATCGCCTACGACCACGAGATGGACTCGACCTTCATGGCCAAGCCCTACCCTGGCCAGGCAGGCAACGGGCTGCATGTGCACATCTCGCTGCTCGACCGTGACGGCAAGAACATTTTCACCAGTGAGGATCCCGAGCAGAACGCCGCATTGCGTCACGCGGTCGGCGGTGTGCTCGAGACCCTGCCGGCACAGATGGCGTTCCTGTGCCCGAACGTCAACTCGTACCGCCGTTTTGGCGCGCAGTTCTACGTGCCCAACTCTCCGACCTGGGGCCTGGACAACCGCACCGTGGCGGTGCGCGTGCCAACCGGCACGGCCGATGCCGTGCGCATCGAACACCGCGTAGCCGGCGCCGACGCCAACCCCTACCTGCTGATGGCCTCAGTCCTGGCCGGGGTGCACCACGGCCTGACCAACAAGATCGAACCAGGCGCACCGGTAGAGGGCAACTCCTACGAGCAATTCGAACAGAGCCTGCCGAACAACTTGCGCGACGCCCTGCGCACCCTGGACGATAGCGAGATCATGGCCAAGTACATCGATCCGAAGTACATCGATATCTTCGTGGCCTGCAAGGAAAGTGAACTGGAAGAGTTCGAACATTCGATCTCGGACCTGGAGTACAACTGGTACTTGCATACGGTGTGA
- a CDS encoding RHS repeat-associated core domain-containing protein, with protein sequence MAIQKRLLCRYHYDPLDRLIASGIRTRAEHPLFYRGKRLAGESRGGVFHAFLHAADRPVAQFIHSGKAVDATLLATDAPGSVLHALTTGQHQAQAYAAYGYHPPGGGLHSLLGFNGERRDPVTGHYLLGQGYRAYNPVLMRFNSPDSLSPFGGGGLNAYGYCQGDPLNHKDPSGHVKFAMAFLRDPEVGVPRAASLASRSRKALHRRMTRVAAAEGRTTQSSASSNSVRTLELGEGHRLNFYDPDAQRQMGFKGFVEHLKRNDTDLAWYRAQPGPRGIRTLDVEIQYREYMLKAYEGSYSNMLDPDFRRSKVLQLETEMQRLRQEYLRVSEQSTIQLLEMTRSGRYPIPPPDWGPIP encoded by the coding sequence ATGGCTATCCAGAAGCGGCTGCTGTGCCGCTATCACTACGACCCGCTCGATCGGCTCATTGCCTCAGGAATTCGTACCCGTGCCGAGCACCCGCTGTTCTATCGGGGCAAGCGGCTGGCCGGCGAAAGTCGCGGCGGCGTGTTCCATGCGTTCCTGCATGCCGCTGACCGGCCCGTGGCGCAATTTATCCACAGCGGCAAGGCGGTGGACGCCACGCTGCTGGCCACCGATGCGCCGGGGTCGGTGTTGCATGCATTGACGACGGGCCAGCACCAGGCCCAGGCGTATGCCGCGTATGGCTATCACCCGCCGGGCGGCGGGCTGCACAGCCTGCTGGGCTTCAATGGCGAGCGCCGCGACCCGGTGACCGGGCATTACCTGCTGGGGCAGGGCTACCGGGCCTACAACCCGGTGCTGATGCGCTTCAACAGTCCGGACAGTCTGAGTCCGTTTGGGGGCGGTGGGTTGAATGCGTATGGCTATTGTCAGGGGGACCCGCTGAATCACAAGGATCCGAGCGGGCATGTGAAATTCGCAATGGCATTCCTGCGGGACCCCGAGGTAGGCGTGCCGCGAGCGGCTTCATTGGCGAGCCGCAGTCGGAAGGCGCTTCATAGGCGAATGACTCGGGTGGCTGCAGCGGAGGGTAGGACTACTCAATCCTCTGCATCGTCGAATTCCGTCAGGACACTTGAGCTTGGAGAGGGGCACCGTCTGAACTTCTACGACCCCGACGCTCAACGGCAGATGGGCTTCAAAGGGTTTGTCGAACACCTGAAACGGAACGATACCGATCTGGCCTGGTACAGAGCGCAACCGGGGCCTCGTGGCATCAGGACGCTTGATGTCGAAATCCAGTATCGGGAGTATATGCTGAAAGCCTATGAGGGCAGCTACAGTAACATGCTGGATCCTGATTTCAGGCGCTCCAAAGTTCTGCAGCTCGAGACCGAAATGCAGCGCCTGCGGCAGGAATACCTGAGGGTTTCGGAGCAGAGCACAATACAGCTGCTCGAGATGACGCGGTCAGGGCGATATCCCATTCCCCCGCCCGATTGGGGGCCTATTCCTTGA
- a CDS encoding molybdopterin-binding protein, giving the protein MTIKAINVRNQFKGTIKEIVQGDVLSEIDVQTASGIVTSVITTRSVKELELAVGSEVIAFVKSTEVSIAKL; this is encoded by the coding sequence ATGACTATCAAGGCCATCAACGTTCGTAACCAGTTCAAAGGCACCATCAAGGAAATCGTTCAGGGCGACGTGCTGTCGGAAATCGACGTGCAGACCGCCTCGGGCATCGTCACCTCGGTGATCACCACCCGTTCGGTCAAGGAGCTGGAGCTGGCCGTTGGCAGTGAGGTGATCGCCTTCGTCAAATCCACTGAAGTGTCGATCGCCAAGTTGTGA
- the ssuC gene encoding aliphatic sulfonate ABC transporter permease SsuC: protein MSLSASQRTLHRLAPWALPVLLLAVWQLAVSAGWLSTRILPAPSAVVEAGVSLVASGEIWTHLAISGWRAGVGFAIGGGIGLALGFITGLTRWGERLLDSSVQMIRNVPHLALIPLVILWFGIDETAKVFLVALGTLFPIYLNTYHGIRNIDPALVEMSRSYGLSGFALFRHVILPGAMPSILVGVRFALGFMWLTLIVAETISASSGIGYLAMNAREFLQTDVVVLAIVLYAVLGKLADLAARALERVCLRWHPAYQTQKGGAA from the coding sequence ATGAGCCTCAGTGCTTCCCAACGAACTCTGCACAGGCTGGCACCCTGGGCGCTGCCGGTGCTGCTGCTGGCGGTCTGGCAACTGGCGGTGAGTGCCGGTTGGCTGTCCACCCGGATCCTGCCGGCGCCCAGTGCCGTGGTCGAGGCAGGCGTCAGCCTGGTGGCCAGCGGTGAAATCTGGACCCATCTGGCAATCAGCGGCTGGCGTGCTGGCGTCGGCTTCGCCATCGGTGGTGGCATTGGCCTGGCGCTGGGCTTCATCACCGGCCTGACTCGCTGGGGCGAGCGCCTGCTGGACAGCTCGGTGCAGATGATCCGCAACGTGCCGCACCTGGCGCTGATCCCGCTGGTGATCCTGTGGTTCGGTATCGACGAAACCGCCAAGGTCTTCCTGGTGGCCCTCGGCACGCTGTTCCCGATCTACCTCAACACCTACCACGGCATTCGCAACATCGACCCGGCACTGGTGGAAATGTCGCGCAGCTACGGCTTGTCCGGTTTCGCCCTGTTCCGCCATGTGATCCTGCCCGGCGCCATGCCCTCCATCCTGGTGGGCGTGCGCTTCGCCCTGGGCTTCATGTGGCTGACCCTGATCGTTGCCGAAACCATCTCGGCCAGTTCCGGCATCGGCTACCTGGCGATGAATGCCCGTGAATTCCTGCAGACCGACGTCGTGGTGCTGGCCATCGTGCTCTACGCCGTGCTCGGCAAACTCGCCGACCTGGCCGCCCGTGCCCTGGAGCGCGTATGCCTGCGCTGGCACCCGGCTTATCAGACTCAAAAAGGCGGTGCCGCATGA